A part of Solenopsis invicta isolate M01_SB chromosome 2, UNIL_Sinv_3.0, whole genome shotgun sequence genomic DNA contains:
- the LOC120356984 gene encoding uncharacterized protein LOC120356984 produces MWLHDFLAITHNDKELIDFLIVHNLINSDITCPRCNNTVTINREKLLFHCHKVYYEKNKHKKKVKKQCDFKASAKINTWFSNSKLSLETVCRLTAYYIMLRPPRHEFLCTELQISEHSIVDWISFCREVCINWAVRNSTKLGGPNIIVEIDEAKIGKRKNNCGRIIEGKWIFGGYERDTGKFLVPVPDRTQETLLQFIKEWILPGTTIMSDCWKSYNCLNSEGFQHLTVNHSMNFVDPDTGKYRHIKYVINKFICRPYFLYHKTYKYIKILFY; encoded by the exons ATGTGGTTGCACGACTTTTTGGCAATAACGCACAATGATAAAGAGCTTATCgactttttaattgtacataatttaataaatagtgaTATAACGTGTCCACGGTGCAATAATACAGTGACAATTAATAGAGAAAAGCTCTTATTTCATTGCCATAAAGtgtattatgagaaaaataaacataaaaaaaaagtaaaaaaacaatgtgATTTTAAAGCAAGTGCAAAGATTAATACATGGTTCAGCAATTCCAAATTGAGCTTGGAAACGGTATGCAGATTAACTGCGTATTATATTATGTTGAGGCCTCCACGACATGAATTTTTATGTACAGAACTGCAAATTTCTGAACATTCTATAGTAGATTGGATTTCTTTTTGTCGAGAA GTTTGCATCAATTGGGCTGTAAGAAATTCAACAAAACTTGGAGGACCCAACATAATAGTAGAAATAGACGAAGCTAAGATTGGCAAGAGAAAAAATAACTGTGGCCGAATTATAGAGGGAAAATGGATCTTTGGTGGATATGAAAGAGATACAGGAAAATTTCTTGTACCTGTACCAGATCGCACGCAAGAAACTCTTCTTCAATTTATTAAAGAGTGGATCTTACCTGGAACGACAATAATGTCAGATTGTTGGAAGTCCTACAACTGTTTAAACAGTGAAGGCTTCCAACATCTGACTGTTAATCATTCGATGAACTTTGTCGATCCAGATACTGGTAAATATAgacatattaaatatgtaattaacaaattcatATGTAGACCATATTTCCTATATCacaaaacatataaatatataaaaatattattttattaa
- the LOC120357009 gene encoding uncharacterized protein LOC120357009: MPLQQEQETDINDISVISEQLSVNSNENEHVTDAENSSDNSDQSINGPTASGSPKHNDDAVSVIIESNFDLLDKASDTIMDDISVVNKADSDTASISDSSNSSVGSKRQNSFDVTSNNDTSDLEDVFQDNEEFLEPAGNANFIPPEGNDKERVPLYEQSNISKMESELLILNFAIRHSLTDVALEDLITLINCHLPYSVYHTKYIFMKKYDTPASIRKCYYCPECYIILKIFAADDRTKENLFCPECECRYNKFTLKKSANYFLYLSLEQQLRDFVNSNKYAMLQRENDNYSDIICGKFYRSLKDAGVIQLHDITLQISTDGVQVFNSSSVTMWPIQVMANELPYRERRKNMMLCGLWYNKEKPDMNLFLSLIVEELTYMHEVGITRNVEGEEEIRIRVHTIASPVDSVARPLLQNIKQYNGSFGCSFCLHKGIHVEVGRGMTRIYPGCVKEPRTLRQHEVDCETAVQTGTIPHGVKGPSVLMLLPIFDITFSFTPDYLHTVLLGVCKTFTDAWFNSSNHLKDWYIGNKANLIHEKLLQIKPPCEITRTPRSISERNLWKASEWKHFLLYYSLTCLQNVLPLQYVKHWFLFIFSMHIFLQEKISDVDFPTAESALKMFVLKIEDLYGLEYYKYNVHLLLHIPEFVKQSGLCGLYLLFLMNTIMEY; encoded by the exons ATGCCATTACAACAG GAGCAAGAAACGGATATCAacgatatttctgtgatatcggAACAATTATCTGTGAATTCCAATGAGAACGAACATGTCACTGATGCTGAAAATAGTTCGGATAACAGTGACCAGAGTATTAACGGTCCAACAGCATCTGGCAGTCCAAAACATAATGATGATGCAGTCAGTGTAATCATTGAATCAAATTTCGACCTTTTGGATAAGGCCTCC gatACAATTATGGATGACATCTCTGTAGTTAATAAAGCTGACTCTGATACTGCATCAATATCAGATAGTTCAAATAGTTCAGTTGGAAGCAAAAGACAAAACTCGTTTGATGTTACATCTAATAATGACACATCAGATTTAGAAGATGTATTTCAAGACAATGAAGAATTCTTGGAACCTGCAGggaatgcaaattttattccaCCAGAGGGCAATGATAAG GAACGCGTTCCATTATATGAACAATCGAATATATCCAAGATGGAAAGCGAACTTCTCATATTAAATTTTGCGATACGGCACAGTTTGACCGATGTTGCTCTTGAAGATCTCATTACTTTGATAAATTGTCATCTACCATACTCAGTATATCACACTAAGTACATATTTATGAAGAAGTATGATACTCCAGCATCAATTCGAAAATGCTACTATTGTCCAgagtgttatataatattaaaaatctttgctGCAGATGATAGaacaaaagaaaatcttttttgtcCAGAGTGCGAATGTAGATACAACaaatttacattgaaaaaaagcgcaaattattttttatatttgtctttaGAACAGCAGTTGCGTGATTTTGTGAATAGCAATAAATATGCTATGCTTCAAAGAGAAAACGATAATTATTCTGATATAATTTGTGGAAAGTTTTATAGATCTCTGAAAGATGCTGGAGTAATTCAATTACATGATATTACGCTACAGATCAGTACTGACGGTGTTCAAGTGTTTAATTCATCATCTGTAACTATGTGGCCTATACAGGTAATGGCGAATGAATTGCCGTAtagagaaaggagaaaaaatatgaTGTTATGCGGTTTATGGTATAACAAAGAAAAACCTGATatgaatttgtttttatctttaattgttGAGGAATTGACTTACATGCATGAAGTAGGTATTACACGTAACGtggaaggagaagaagaaattCGTATCAGAGTACATACAATCGCGTCTCCTGTAGATTCTGTCGCGCGACCTTTGTTACAAAACATAAAACAATATAACGGAAGCTTTGGCTGCAGTTTTTGCTTGCATAAAGGTATACACGTTGAAGTCGGTAGAGGAATGACAAGAATATATCCCGGTTGCGTAAAGGAACCGCGCACATTGCGCCAACATGAAGTAGATTGTGAAACTGCTGTACAAACTGGAACTATACCTCACGGTGTGAAAGGGCCATCAGTTCTAATGCTGTTACCGATCTTTGACATAACATTTTCGTTTACACCTGATTATCTGCATACTGTTCTATTGGGAGTGTGTAAAACTTTTACGGATGCTTGGTTTAATTCGTCAAATCACTTAAAAGACTGGTATATTGGAAACAAAGCAAATCTTATTCACGAAAAACTCCTGCAAATAAAACCACCCTGTGAGATTACTCGTACACCTAGATCTATCAGTGAAAGAAATCTATGGAAGGCATCAGAATGGAAGCACTTCTTGCTCTACTATTCCCTTACttgtttacaaaatgtattGCCCTTACAATATGTGAAACACtggtttctttttatttttagtatgcATATATTTCTACAAGAAAAAATCAGTGACGTAGATTTTCCAACGGCTGAAAGTGCATTGAAAATGTTTGTTCTTAAAATAGAAGACTTATATGGTTTAGaatattataagtataatgtacatttattgttaCATATCCCAGAATTTGTTAAACAATCGGGGCTTTGTGGGCTGTATCTACTTTTCCTTATGAACACTATAATGGAGTATTAA
- the LOC105203208 gene encoding protein GVQW3-like produces MLQRMFGESTMSQKNVYKWYKDFKEGKERADDLKRSGRPSTSTDVQHVKKIKELVLENYRLTIRDLVDMVGISIGSVQTILKDHLGLRKVKSCLVPKTLNFLEKERRVKVCEEMISDYQDINERIITGDETWIYTHDPETTDQSSEYRAKGEARPKKS; encoded by the coding sequence ATGTTGCAGAGGATGTTCGGTGAATCGACTATGtcgcagaaaaatgtttataagtggTACAAAGACTTCAAAGAAGGCAAAGAACGTGCTGATGACTTGAAACGCTCCGGACGACCATCAACGTCAACTGATGTGCAACACGTAAAGAAAATCAAGGAATTGGTGCTCGAAAATTATCGATTGACAATTAGAGACCTTGTCGATATGGTTGGCATTTCAATTGGATCAGttcaaacaattttgaaggATCATTTGGGCCTTAGAAAAGTCAAATCTTGTTTGGTGCCAAAAACACTCAATTTTCTCGAAAAAGAGCGTCGCGTTAAAGTTTgtgaagagatgatttctgacTATCAGGACATCAACGAACGCATTATTACGGGAGATGAGACTTGGATCTATACTCATGATCCGGAAACAACCGACCAATCGAGTGAATATCGTGCTAAAGGCGAGGCAAGACCAAAAAAATCGTAA